One window of the Panulirus ornatus isolate Po-2019 chromosome 12, ASM3632096v1, whole genome shotgun sequence genome contains the following:
- the LOC139751766 gene encoding uncharacterized protein, with translation MSLLEARRFSELLEARRFSELLEGEGSEEGFEAEDSEEGFEAKGLASCSKLKGQKKGSKLKIQKKGSAEEFEDQGSEEGLEAEDSEEGFEAEDSEEGFEAEDSEEGFEDQGSEEGLEAEDSEEGFEAEGLASCLRLKGQKKGSKIKVQKKGSKLKIQKKGSKLKIKKGSKLKIQKNGSKLKYQKKGSKLKYQKKGSKLKYQKKGSKLKYQKKGSKLKYQKKGSKLKYQKKGSKLKYQKKGSKLKYQKKGSKLKYQKKGSKLKYQKKGSKGFRRNSDFSGIYNYSGERELDPSHTLGQKALPGTLE, from the exons ATGAGT CTGCTCGAAGCTAGAAGGTTCAGTGAGTTGCTCGAAGCTAGAAGGTTCAGTGAGTTGCTCGAAGGTGAAGGTTCAGAAGAAGGGTTCGAGGCTGAAGATTCAGAAGAAGGGTTCGAAGCTAAAGGTTTAGCGAGCTGCTCGAAGCTGAAGGGTCAGAAAAAGGGCTCGAAGTTGAAGATTCAGAAGAAGG GGTCAGCAGAAGAGTTCGAAGATCAAGGTTCAGAAGAAGGGCTCGAAGCTGAAGATTCAGAAGAAGGGTTCGAAGCTGAAGATTCAGAAGAAGGGTTCGAAGCTGAAGATTCAGAAGAAGGGTTCGAAGATCAAGGTTCAGAAGAAGGGCTCGAAGCTGAAGATTCAGAAGAAGGGTTCGAAGCTGAAGGTTTAGCGAGTTGCTTGAGGCTGAAGGGTCAGAAGAAGGGTTCGAAGATCAAGGTTCAGAAGAAGGGCTCGAAGCTGAAGATTCAGAAGAAGGGTTCGAAGCTGAAGATT AAGAAGGGCTCGAAATTAAAGATTCAGAAGAACGGCTCGAAGCTGAAGTATCAGAAGAAGGGTTCGAAGCTGAAGTATCAGAAGAAGGGCTCGAAGCTGAAGTATCAGAAGAAGGGTTCGAAGCTGAAGTATCAGAAGAAGGGTTCGAAGCTGAAGTATCAGAAGAAGGGCTCGAAGCTGAAGTATCAGAAGAAGGGCTCGAAGCTGAAGTATCAGAAGAAGGGTTCGAAGCTGAAGTATCAGAAGAAGGGTTCGAAGCTGAAGTATCAGAAGAAGGGTTCGAAGCTGAAGTATCAGAAGAAGGGTTCGAAAGGATTCagaaggaatagtgatttcag